One Helianthus annuus cultivar XRQ/B chromosome 12, HanXRQr2.0-SUNRISE, whole genome shotgun sequence genomic region harbors:
- the LOC110895610 gene encoding transcription factor MYB20 isoform X1, with protein MGRQPCCDKVGLKQGPWTADEDKKLINFILTNGQCCWRAVPKLAVGLQAAGFPRNWWLNGSGLLRCGKSCRLRWTNYLRPDLKRGLLSEYEEKMVIDLHAQLGNRWSKIASNLPGRTDNEIKNHWNTHIKKKLKKMGIDPVSHKPLSPSIPPTEHQSPQSPPAPLLAQSVHEAPQAEKLVFPKPIEYQNNEMIETLNESTISIQSSTITELSKDEHEEGEESKRIIDDFCIDEVPLIELHEILYPSDNILPPLSSSCSSSSTSSTYVHDELHQSLPSINDHQWCSSSFNSTNYDNFDAGLWGDDDNEFISNLNMLINDQYETDTAIQSGTTLEQDLSHYSKMLMYDDDWKFEQLL; from the exons ATGGGAAGACAACCATGTTGCGATAAAGTAGGTTTAAAACAAGGGCCATGGACTGCTGATGAGGACAAGAAGCTTATTAACTTCATCCTCACCAATGGCCAATGTTGTTGGAGAGCCGTCCCTAAACTTGCAG TGGGCCTTCAGGCggcgggttttccccggaactggtggctTAATGGCTCGG GACTATTAAGATGCGGAAAGAGTTGTAGATTGAGATGGACAAATTATCTTCGACCCGATTTAAAAAGGGGTTTGTTATCTGAATACGAAGAGAAGATGGTTATTGATCTTCATGCTCAACTTGGCAATAG ATGGTCAAAAATCGCGTCTAATCTTCCCGGAAGAACAGACAACGAAATCAAAAACCACTGGAACACTCATATCAAGAAAAAACTCAAGAAAATGGGGATTGATCCTGTCAGTCATAAACCACTTTCTCCTTCTATTCCGCCAACCGAACATCAATCACCACAGTCACCACCAGCACCGCTGCTAGCACAATCAGTCCATGAAGCACCACAAGCAGAAAAACTCGTATTTCCTAAACCAATAGAGTATCAAAACAACgaaatgattgaaacacttaatGAAAGTACAATATCGATTCAATCAAGCACGATCACTGAGCTTTCTAAAGATGAACATGAAGAGGGAGAAGAAAGCAAAAGAATTATAGATGACTTTTGTATAGATGAAGTTCCATTAATAGAGCTTCATGAGATCTTATATCCTAGTGATAACATCTTACCACCTTTATCTTCTTCATgttcttcatcttcaacctcgTCAACTTATGTACATGATGAACTACATCAGTCTTTGCCAAGCATTAATGATCATCAATGGTGTTCATCCTCTTTTAACTCCACAAATTACGACAACTTTGATGCGGGACTCTGGGGTGATGATGATAATGAATTCATCAGCAATTTGAACATGTTGATAAATGATCAGTATGAAACTGACACAGCTATTCAAAGTGGTACCACTCTTGAACAAGATCTCAGTCATTACTCAAAAATGCTCATGTATGATGACGATTGGAAATTTGAACAACTCTTGTGA
- the LOC110895610 gene encoding transcription factor MYB20 isoform X2 — MGRQPCCDKVGLKQGPWTADEDKKLINFILTNGQCCWRAVPKLAGLLRCGKSCRLRWTNYLRPDLKRGLLSEYEEKMVIDLHAQLGNRWSKIASNLPGRTDNEIKNHWNTHIKKKLKKMGIDPVSHKPLSPSIPPTEHQSPQSPPAPLLAQSVHEAPQAEKLVFPKPIEYQNNEMIETLNESTISIQSSTITELSKDEHEEGEESKRIIDDFCIDEVPLIELHEILYPSDNILPPLSSSCSSSSTSSTYVHDELHQSLPSINDHQWCSSSFNSTNYDNFDAGLWGDDDNEFISNLNMLINDQYETDTAIQSGTTLEQDLSHYSKMLMYDDDWKFEQLL, encoded by the exons ATGGGAAGACAACCATGTTGCGATAAAGTAGGTTTAAAACAAGGGCCATGGACTGCTGATGAGGACAAGAAGCTTATTAACTTCATCCTCACCAATGGCCAATGTTGTTGGAGAGCCGTCCCTAAACTTGCAG GACTATTAAGATGCGGAAAGAGTTGTAGATTGAGATGGACAAATTATCTTCGACCCGATTTAAAAAGGGGTTTGTTATCTGAATACGAAGAGAAGATGGTTATTGATCTTCATGCTCAACTTGGCAATAG ATGGTCAAAAATCGCGTCTAATCTTCCCGGAAGAACAGACAACGAAATCAAAAACCACTGGAACACTCATATCAAGAAAAAACTCAAGAAAATGGGGATTGATCCTGTCAGTCATAAACCACTTTCTCCTTCTATTCCGCCAACCGAACATCAATCACCACAGTCACCACCAGCACCGCTGCTAGCACAATCAGTCCATGAAGCACCACAAGCAGAAAAACTCGTATTTCCTAAACCAATAGAGTATCAAAACAACgaaatgattgaaacacttaatGAAAGTACAATATCGATTCAATCAAGCACGATCACTGAGCTTTCTAAAGATGAACATGAAGAGGGAGAAGAAAGCAAAAGAATTATAGATGACTTTTGTATAGATGAAGTTCCATTAATAGAGCTTCATGAGATCTTATATCCTAGTGATAACATCTTACCACCTTTATCTTCTTCATgttcttcatcttcaacctcgTCAACTTATGTACATGATGAACTACATCAGTCTTTGCCAAGCATTAATGATCATCAATGGTGTTCATCCTCTTTTAACTCCACAAATTACGACAACTTTGATGCGGGACTCTGGGGTGATGATGATAATGAATTCATCAGCAATTTGAACATGTTGATAAATGATCAGTATGAAACTGACACAGCTATTCAAAGTGGTACCACTCTTGAACAAGATCTCAGTCATTACTCAAAAATGCTCATGTATGATGACGATTGGAAATTTGAACAACTCTTGTGA
- the LOC118485110 gene encoding uncharacterized protein LOC118485110, whose protein sequence is MISELQVKKSFRRCTYKEFMACNPLPYKGEVDPIACQRWISSTEAVFTRSRCEAEDQVMFATGLLQLRAKDWWDAYSKELGDDKVQSLTWQEFKESFLKYCSPQSAIDKIQEDFLRLRQKDETIDEITNKFLERVKFCEEIAGTERQRIVRYHAMLKAEYREFINPSKCATLNELIEWARDREIEIKRQVERGEKRAAKKPTNANPSKKARYQDQSKKGKASGEIPTCKTCGKHHSGECLSGKKGCYKCGREGHPFYRCPENSKACYNCNEPGHVKAECPKLQQGAKRDGKKDEPPKARGRMFQLTSDDAKASPDVVSGIFLVNSMPKNVLFDSGASRSLISNELLAHPSFKLEKMSIPLEVEVADSKSYLLHDICKNCKIIIEDEEFSIDLVPMYMGEFKVVVGMDWLAQNHAEIQCEKKIIHIVTSWGRRISVQGERVIKPKLCSIVKAVKHVRNGGRAYLSYVIDTSRGVPKLEDVNVVNEYPDVFPEDLPGLPPEREVEFKIELNPGAKPVAKAPYRLAPTEMKELMTQLQELLDKGFIKPSVSPWGAPN, encoded by the exons atgattaGCGAATTGCAAGTGAAGAAAAGCTTTCGGCGATGCACGTACAAGGAGTTCATGGCATGCAACCCTTTACCATACAAAGGGGAAGTTGATCCGATAGCTTGTCAAAGGTGGATTTCCAGTACCGAGGCAGTGTTTACACGAAGTAGATGTGAAGCGGAGGATCAAGTAATGTTTGCCACAGGCCTTCTACAACTTCgagcaaaagattggtgggacgCATACTCGAAAGAATTGGGGGATGATAAGGTGCAATCGTTAACATGGCAAGAATTTAAGGAGTCATTTCTGAAATATTGTAGTCCACAATCCGCAATTGATAAGATTCAGGAAGACTTCTTACGTCTCAGACAAAAGGATGAAACGATTGATGAGATAACAAACAAATTCCTTGAAAGGGTGAAGTTCTGTGAGGAGATAGCGGGGACTGAAAGGCAAAGGATTGTACGTTACCATGCTATGTTAAAGGCTGAATATCGGGAATTTATAAACCCCTCTAAGTGTGCGACGTTAAATGAACTAATTGAATGGGCAAGAGACAGAGAAATTGAGATAAAAAGGCAGGTTGAACGGGGAGAGAAAAGGGCAGCGAAGAAGCCTACCAACGCAAACCCATCGAAAAAGGCAAGGTATCAAGACCAAAGCAAGAAAGGGAAAGCAAGTGGTGAAATCCCGACTTGCAAGACGTGTGGGAAGCATCATTCGGGTGAATGTTTGTCGGGAAAGAAGGGGTGCTACAAGTGTGGGCGAGAAGGACATCCGTTTTATAGGTGCCCCGAAAACTCAAAGGCGTGTTACAATTGCAATGAACCGGGGCACGTTAAAGCGGAATGTCCGAAACTCCAACAAGGGGCAAAGAGAGATGGAAAGAAGGACGAGCCCCCCAAGGCTCGCGGAAGGATGTTTCAGCTAACCTCGGATGATGCTAAAGCTAGCCCGGAcgtggtttcaggtatattctTGGTTAATTCTATGCCTAagaatgttttatttgattccgGGGCTAGTAGGTCACTCATTTCTAATGAATTGTTAGCTCACCCATCGTTTAAGCTTGAAAAGATGTCAATACCCTTAGAAGTTGAAGTTGCTGATAGTAAAAGCTATTTGTTGCATGATATTTGCAAAAACTGTAAGATAATAATCGAAGATGAGGAATTTAGTATAGACCTTGTTCCAATGTACATGGGGGAATTTAAAGTAgttgtaggaatggattggttagcccAAAATCATGCTGAAATTCAATGTGAAAAGAAAATCATTCATATAGTAACCTCGTGGGGAAGACGGATAAGTGTTCAAGGGGAAAGGGTCATCAAGCCGAAATTGTGCTCTATAGTCAAAGCTGTCAAACATGTGAGGAACGGGGGTAGGGCTTATCTATCTTATGTGATTGACACTAGTCGAGGTGTCCCAAAGCTTGAAGATGTGAACGTGGTGAATGAATAtccggatgtatttccggaagacCTACCCGGGCTCCCACCTGAACGAGAAGTAGAATTTAAAATAGAGCTTAACCCGGGTGCAAAACCGGtagctaaagctccttatcggtTGGCCCCAACCGAGATGAAAGAATTGATGACGCAACTTCAGGAGTTgctcgataagggttttattaAACCAAGTGtttctccatggggagcaccc aattga